The segment TGGGTTGGCCCATAGCTTCCCCATCCTTGGCTCTTAATTCAACAAGGGATCTCCTACCCCTCCTTTTAATGGGCTTGGCACAATTAGGAGAGTCTTTTctctcctctatattatggatgcctagaatgtttgggttctcattttccaaattatctAGGTCAATGAACAATTCTTCTATTTCTATATTAACTCTAGTACGTTTCAATAAGTTTTTCACATATAGCTCCCTCTACCTTTCTAATTCTTCGGAGTCACAAacctcatcaacaaactgttccatTAGGTCATTAACTACTTCTTCCCCAATAAAGTTGGTGATAATGTTGACTTCCCTTTCTACttgttctttctctttttcttttgccACCACTGGATCAATATTATGGGATGGTCTATATTCCTTTGCCCCCCACTTTCCTCAATATCCTTATCTTGTGTTGTCGGGTGATCATGctcagatcctttatccttaacagGGGGACACAATTCCTTCACCAATGGTTGCTCTCAAGGGGATAATTTTACCTCTATTGAAATCCCCAGGAGGATCGTACAGTCTTCATGTCCCTTGTTAATGATAAATTCTCCTTCTTCAATATCCTCAACATCCTTAGTTTCCTCAATATGCCTAGATGGCAAAGGGATTTCATCAACCACAAACCCTCCCTTTTCTAGATTGAAACTAATGTCAACCCCAGGAATCCTATTGGATCTCAATTTAGAAGGAGGCAAAATTGGAGTCGATGCAGGGTCTAGATCAAGAATCCCTTTGAAGAATTTGGGATAGATAAGGAAGGACGACACCCCTGATTTAATCTCAATAGGTTTTAAGGTTTTAACACTAATGTCCATATTAATTATCATCACACAGTTCGCATACTTCCTATATCTATCACTAATTTCTACAAATTTGCCAATGTGATTAccaattttcctaataatttcaaTATCCATTAATTTGATTGGTAGGTTAGGGATCAATACCAGTCTATCTATCTTTAGAGATTGCATATTATTAGGGTTAAAATCCGGAATCCAatctaaaaaacaaaaatcaaaaccttTGAAAGTCGGAGATTTACCTGTTAAGAGTTCCTTCTTGTGTCTTGAATTACCACAATCAATATACAGAAAACCTTTGGACAAGATAGCTATACTTACTATCCAATTGAaggacaacataaaccaatcaacaatAGCCTTCGATGAAATTCCAAGACCCTCccatctcgcaaaaactccaaaggccTTGCAAGATTGTTGAATCCGCTTAACCATATTCTCATTAATCTCTAAAACATTAACCAAGTCTGAGTTAGGGTCCCTGATTGAACCCAATCCCGCCGTTAAGGGTTTAGGAGGCAGCAAGGCTATCTTGCCCTTGCTTAAAGAAGCCTTAGGTGCAGATTGAGTTTGAACCGGCCTTCTGGGATTTTTAATTTTGCTTTCTCTATTATTTTCTGAAAAAAAGGCTAGTCTGGGGATCTGGATTTAAATAACCTTCCTCAAGATTTTGCAGCTAATTGAACCTATTGGAAGTGGTCGACCAAGAATTACCTTGGTCGCATTCCCTACCATTCGCAACCCTTGGAGGGTTTTTCATGGCTGCCCTGCGAGCCCTCCTAGGTTTCACCACTTGCCATTCTGTCTTCACCTGAGGTAGGGGAGCCCTAATCCCTGGGTTGCCATATCTGAGCACATATTTAGTTtgctcaaaaaaaaattgttggtggAGAAGATTTGACAATTTCCTTAGAGGAAATCGAGATGAAAAAATCGCTCAATGCCTTCCCTGCCTATTTTCGCACATTTTCGCTTTTTTAGAttatcaaaaaatattttattagtaATATaagtaaaaaatttaaatttattgtttctaaattcatattaaaaaatcttttttaaaattatattttatttaaaaaaaattaaattaatatatatttgtattatataaatattatatgataataaatcaatttttttttttgatcgataacattATGTATTATATTGCTTAGAATAGAAAAGTATTACATCCAAAGAGCAGATAGACTATCTGCAACACAAAGGGGTCACTCCCCTACAACAAAAAGGAACCCAAAAAGCACCATCCCACCATGACCCACAACCACAAATAGGGTCTCATACATATACAAAAAACCACACATTAGACCCCGACCAACCCAAACCTAGCTACAAAACCACCCCAATGCCTCTTCTCTTGAGAAATTGGGGATACCCCTGCTGGGTCCAGCCTCCCGCGTCATGCTCCCTCCACCTGGCACCATTGCTGGCCTGCTTCCACACAACGACCCATGCTCCACCACCTTTGCCGATTTCATTGGAAGCTGATGCTGAACCAAAGGCCTCCCATCCTCGTCCAGAGGGGCCTCAGAATGAATGGGAGTCACCTTCCCGTGGATCTTAAGACGTTCAGTCAGCCCCAATTGGTGAACAAAGTTCACAATCTCAACCCAACCATTCCTTGCGTCCTCCTCCTATAAAGCAACCGATCGCGAAGCCGACTAGATGACAAAACGCTGCGGCTCCCCAACGGCCACTCCAATCCTCCTACTCGGGCCTACCATCATCTTCAGTCCCTCGCCAATGAAAGCTCGGGCCACCACTTCCTACAAACCTCCTGCCCATTTGGGTCTTAACACCAGGGAAGTAATCCGTTGCACTTCCTCTACCGACTTCCCCACCTGCAAGGCCAACGCAGTAAGCGACAAAATGTCAAGATTTGTTCTCGGCCGCCAATCCTGAGTCAGGAATTCCTCTCCAAACAACAACCTAACTGCCCTCCAAAAATCATCTCCATCCACTCTGAAGACGTTCGTTAGCCTAATCCTCGAGACCAGCCCATGAAATGCAGGCAATTGTCCATCCGATTCCAACAAAAAATTCACTTCCATCCTTATGCGCTGCAGCAAAAAATGAAACCCTGAACACTCCGCCTACCACCGAGCAGTCACCACAAAATGCCAGGAATCAAAGCACAAAGGCCTTTAAAGCCGCCTCCATCACATGTCATGAGTACTTCACACACTTCACTGAAATCTAAACATCATCACCAGTCACTCACACCGCTCGCCTCCATCATCATCCATCACCGCAAGGCCACTTGCAGTAAATTTGTAGAACACACACCATGAGGGACATAAATTCCCACAGAACCATGGCTACGAATGGTCATTTCAAATTGAGCTTGGGTTCACTTTTCTAAAATAAGCCTTCTACTCAAAATCATAATCAAGAGGACTAAAATTTCTAAAGTCCTCGAACAAACTAAACATATTTTCCAAGGAGCCATTCGCTCCCACATTGGAAAGTTTGTCAGCTTCCAAGTTTGCTTCCTGAAGGACATGAttcaccttaaaatcttcaaaatcgTTCAACAGAAGTTGCATTCTACGCACCTACTTGTCGAAAAGCCACGCTTCCATTCGCCCACGAGCTATCCCATTCACCACAACCTGAGAGTCACCTTCCAAATGAAGTTTCTTGACCCCCAATTTCCCAGCCATTAGGATAGCTTCTAATGCTGCATGACATTCAACAACGTTGTTCGTTCCATCCACCAATCTCTTAGCACTAATGGCCAGAGTGTTGCCCCGATCATCATGAGAAATCACCCCAACACCCAAAGCCCCTGGGTTGCCCCtcgatgcaccatcaaaattaatcttaatccaccccttcttaggtggagtccacTCTGGGATTGATAGGCCCTTACTCTGAAGATTAGCCCTCAACAGCCCATTAACAGGCCTGAATTTGACCAGAGACCAGCTTGACAAAAAACTAGCATCAAACTGTGAAAAAGGAGTCTTGGCTAAATTCACTTGAGAGCCAGCATTAGAAACCAGTTCCGAAATGGCCCTCTCCAATCTCAACAAAAACCGCTTACAATTTTCCGCTTTTCCTTCAAACACTCTTCGGTTTCGCTCCTTCCAAAGTTCCCATAAAACAGTAGAGGGCAAAATCTTCCATATGGCGGCAAAGATAGAAGTCTTACCCAAAATTGGCCAAGATTCCAACCAGTCACACAAGTTCCCAGCCATAGGGCCCTTCCAATTCAATCTCTGCAGCCCAAAACGCCATGCTTTCTGAGCGAATTCACAATTTAGCAGAAGATGGTCCACATCCTCCTCTGCCTTTTCACATAGCACACAGCGAAAAGGGCCTACAAACCCCATTTTCCTTAGACGATCTCCAGAGAGAATCCACTTATTGCCAGCTAGCCAAGAAAAGGCTCCAGCTTTCAGAAGGCACACATTGTTCCAACACACCTTAGATTCCCACTCCTTCGTCCTGACATCGCTTTCCAAAAGAGAGACTCCCACTTTCACAGAGTAGTAGCCACTCTTGGACCCGCACCAGACAATTTCATCCTCCTCCCTCGAGAACGAGACTTCACGGTTTTCTAGGATGTTGCTCAGATATCTTTCCTCATCTACCCCCAAATTTAAAACCCGAGGGTctttccatctccatctctatcccaACAAGGGCATATCTTGTGACAAAAAATCACTCACCTTTGAGCCCCAAACCTGACAAGTCTTTAAAACTATTTGCTAGGGGGCCTGGGACTCCAATGATGGATGACCATCCTAGGAGTCCTGTCAAAAGTTTTCCTTATGCCCATCACCAATACGCCAAGAAAGGTGATTTGTGATCAGGCTCCTACAACTCACCAAAAAGTTCCACAAAGCCAACCCTCTTGGGGGATCTCTCACCGTAAGAATCCTTTCCTTTTCCCTACTATCCAAATATTTAGCTTGTATAATTCTGACCCATCTCTGCTTCGGTTTACTATACATTTGCCATACCAACTTAGCCCCCATGGCCTCATTAATTAGCCTCCAATCATGGAgcccccccccctcccccacctTTGGGTTTACAAACTCTATCCCATGCCATGAGCAAAAATTTATCTTGTTCCTGATTTCCATTCCACAAAAACTTTCTCATCTTTTGCTGCATACTCTTGATGATCGAGCCTAGGAATTTGAAACAAGCCATTGGGAAAATTGGCATAGCCGATAAAACTGACTTCAGCATTAGAATGCAACTAGCTAAAGAAAGCCACTTACTCTTCCAGCCCTCCATCTTAGCTTTACAACCATCTAGCAACCCTTTCCAAATGTCCGTCTTACCTGCTCCAGCAAAGAGTGGCATACCAAGGAACTTACCAGGCAGTTGTCCAATCTTAATCCCAAACAATCTAGCAATAGCTCTCTGAGATGAACATTCCGTATATTAAATTTGAtctattatgacaagtttctaaattcatatttaagacaatcatattaaaaacattaaattttttaaattgactacatttctaaattcatataagaaaatagaaactattcaaaaaaatatattaaaatatttgaaaaattatatACAAAATAAACAACTTTCTAAAAATTTACATTTAagacaatcttattaaaaatatttaaaaaactaaattgacgaaatttataaattatataagaaaatagaaactattctaaaaatttatattaaaatattttaagaattagaaacaattatatcttatcattttaaaatattctaaataatttttataataataaatattctaaaataatatatatatatatatacatatatatatatatgtatatatatatatatatatatatatatatatacatacatatatatatatatagatatatatatatatatacatacatatatatgtatatacatatatagatatatagatatatatacatatatatatatatgtatgtatatatatatatacatatatatgtatgtatatatatatgtatatatatatatatgtatatgtatgtatatatatgtatatatgtatatatatgtatatatatatatatatatgtatatgtatgtatatatatgtatatatatacatatatatacatctatacatatatatatatatatacatatatatatatacatacatatagatatatatatatatatatctatatatatatatatatatatatatatatatatatgtatagatgtatatatatatatataagtaagtaAATTTACATCCAAGAGGTGTCAATATACAGTTTCCTCCTTAAAAAAAAGATAACATATTTCTAGTTTTAGAGACACAACAAAAAACTGAGTAACTATATACCAGCTCTGGCTAGGAGTACAAAATCTGAGCACAAAGACCTACACCTTGTCAACACCGTATTATCTATTTGCAATTACTAATCAGTTCAAAAAAGCCAAAAAAGTTTTTGAGAAGACAAAAAAATCTTGTGGAAAAGGGGCACCATCATTCACTGTCCGAGGATCTTGGAATGCTTTCGTAGACCTATTGAGCAGTAAGGGCCTAGGCTACAATATGATAGTCTTCACTACAGTCCACATAAGCCTCTCCGACCGCAATTTCCTCCACCAACCTCATATCATTTGGAATCCACAGCTCCCCACGCCCCAGACCCTAGTCATTGCCTTCTACCACCACACCATTCTCATCCACCCCAATATCCTGCCTACCCTACAAACCTTCCTCCATCACATACTTTTCTAGGTTGAAGCCCTTCGGCCTTACCTGGCTGCCTGTCACAAACAAAATgaagctcaaatttctatttttctctgcctGACCTTGATTATCTTTCTCCAGCTCCATGGTTTGTAGAATGCAGAATTTCCTCATCTCCCCCCTGCATCATGGGCCAATGAGATTCGGTTATGGTCATCTATATTGTCCAAGACTACATGAATTTCCCCCAAAAAAGAATGCTTCAAAACCATCCGATAGACCTTCTTCATTTTGGGTTTGCACACACCCATCTAAATGAAAATAGCCAAGAACATGGCCGAAATGCTCGTGTTCACCTTGTATTTGTGTGCTGCCCGTAGAAAGTTCAAACCAAGAATCTTCCTTACCGCATGAAGAATTAATGGGTGCTTTGATTCTAATACCATTAGGTGCCATTTCTCTGTGATCTCTCCAAGAAATGCCATTTGTTGCTTGGTTTATTCCAATAGAACAGGGTTATCCATGCCTGCAGCTTCTAAATTACTCAAAGAGAATGAAAAATGCGATGCAGTTACAACTATGCTTGCCAAATATATAATTCCCCTCCCTGAAAAAGGCTGCGGGATGTATTGATTGCACATGATAATGAAAGGATGCCTCACTCCGTACTCAAAATATATCTAGGATGCAACTTTAATTAATGATTATCCCTCACAACATGAGGTTCAAGTTGTTGCCACCTAGGCCTCATACCAATTCGAGCACAAACCACCTATTTGGATAATAAATATTTCGCCACTTATTTGTATCCTCTACCATGTCACTTGGTTATTGAGTACTTGCACATCAAATCCACATTAGCCAAATCTTTGGAAATTGTACCACCACTCACCACCAATTCTTAATATTATTACCACATTAATTTCTTATCAATTCCAAATCATTTTACAAAATTAATAGTTTTGGGTGAtctcacaatagtgggttacactttttggtacatcttgatttttgctaaaatcatacatattttagaaaatataattatttaagctttaagaggtcccatttgaagtaattaactgaagagagttagatcaaaggctcttagatcaaaatttattggatagaacatTTCTACTTCTAAATAATTTCTGCTATGGAGTCTCCTTcgcacctatcaaaatgttgataaaaaaccacgtttagattagcttttggggggtaaaatgaattcatttagaagttttatttttttagtatttagtccttactATAAACTTTCccaatagtataatttttaatataattaattttattaatatatttatattttatttcttatgaacgtaggtttttcatcgaacattaaggattgtgtttcacacgtggaaaaattgaaaaaatagagaatttattttattaaaaatatattttccctaggtattgatatcctcaatTTAATAcaaaaacaagaatttatttcaaatgcatacaaaaaaagttTTTTATTATGGAATACACCTCTGTCCAAATGACAACTAATCCGTCttaaaaaaaataactaaaaaaaatatatgaaacaaaaaattatgaaaaaatatccattcaatagatattggtgtgacaattctatatttcTAAAATTAGAAGTTCATTCTTGCtttaaaaaaagttatgcattaccaaataatGGTCACTTCTGaaaaaatgttgattactataGATATTGACTTATTAAAAGTTACATTACAATCTGgacaattaatttttaattatttaaaaaaaaacatatttagaatctatatgaaaaatctcacaaattattAGTTTACTTTATCTTCAAATTCTCAATGGTTTAGCTACTATAGGTTTCAAAAAGTAAAGATTTGATGTAAAATGTTGATTccagtgtcaaagttggccaaaaagtgtaacctagtattatgggatcacccttTCATCGCTCCTTTTTTGTTCCGCCGCTTGTTTGGCTAGGTCTTCGGCCAACTCATTGCCCTCTAGATAGATATGGCAAACTTTAAATTCTTCAAAATTCTTCAGTGCATTTGTGATTGGCGTCAACCATCTCTCAAGTTGCCAGTTCAACGTCCATTGATTCTTGATTGCATTGATTGTCAACGAAGAATCCCCTTCAAGATATATTTTTTTAACCCCCAACCTCCTAGCAAGCTCAATTCATTTTAGGGCTTCTCGaaattctgctatattattggtggtTGTTCCAATGtattctaaaataatatatattaacattataaattaaaatactatattgcctataataataatattataaattagaGTGTTAGTTTTATATAGAAATAAAACATGTCAATACATGCCACATAATAGGTATTTACCCAAAATTCAATGAGTGTATACAAATAGATAATAAATTGTtaaatggatttttcaaaggatCTTTCAATTCAAATTAGCAAGATTAAAAACGTTAAATTTATCTAATTTTGGTTGGGCTTCCATTCAAGAAGGTTGTATTTTAATGTTATGACAAGTGAATGGTCTATATTTTAAGGTTATATTTGAGCTTGCTCATTATTCATATTCCATATTTTGTGTCTACTTTATCatggtttaattttatttatatttagatGTTAGGATTTTTGCAATACTGTCAATACGGTGTCACAtattaaatctattttatttggtGAGGCTTCCATTCAAAGAGAGTATTTTACTATTATGAGAAGTGAATGGTCTATATTCTGAGGTTATATTTTAGCTCGCCGTGTCTATTTCATATTTTATGTCTACTTTATCATGGTTTAATTTTGTGTCTACTTCTTATCTTGATTTT is part of the Cryptomeria japonica chromosome 10, Sugi_1.0, whole genome shotgun sequence genome and harbors:
- the LOC131073410 gene encoding uncharacterized protein LOC131073410, which translates into the protein MGAKLVWQMYSKPKQRWVRIIQAKYLDSREKERILTVRDPPRGLALWNFLRWRWKDPRVLNLGVDEERYLSNILENREVSFSREEDEIVWCGSKSGYYSVKVGVSLLESDVRTKEWESKVCWNNVCLLKAGAFSWLAGNKWILSGDRLRKMGFVGPFRCVLCEKAEEDVDHLLLNCEFAQKAWRFGLQRLNWKGPMAGNLCDWLESWPILGKTSIFAAIWKILPSTVLWELWKERNRRVFEGKAENCKRFLLRLERAISELVSNAGSQVNLAKTPFSQFDASFLSSWSLVKFRPVNGLLRANLQRALGVGVISHDDRGNTLAISAKRLVDGTNNVVECHAALEAILMAGKLGVKKLHLEGDSQVVVNGIARGRMEAWLFDK